A stretch of the Solanum dulcamara chromosome 6, daSolDulc1.2, whole genome shotgun sequence genome encodes the following:
- the LOC129891805 gene encoding cyprosin-like, which produces MGTRYGACLAALCLLLLLSPLVFSVSNDGLVRVEIKKRKLDQTNQVFVGIGSNGAHSARSYRLGGNVGDSDTDIVALKNYLDAQYFGEIGIGSPPQKFTMIFDTGSSNLWVPSARCYFSLACYIHPKYKSSHSSTYKRNGTSAAIHYGTGSISGYFSTDNVKVGNLIIKDQDFIEATREPGITFLAAKFDGILGLGFQEISVGKAVPFWYNMVNQGLVKQAVFSFWFNRNAKEEEGGELVFGGVDPKHFKGKHTYVPVTHKGYWQFDMGDVLVGGETTGFCSGGCSAIADSGTSLLAGPTTIITQINHAIGASGVVSQECKSVVSEYGKTILDLLESKAAPQQICSQIGLCSRDGGRDVSMIIESVVDKHNEASNGVHDEMCQVCEMAVVWMQNQIRRNETADRIFDYINKLCDRLPSPMGESAVDCNSLASMPNVSFTVGDKTFELTPQQYVLKVGEAPVAQCISGFTALDVPPPRGPLWILGDVFMGHYHTVFDYEKMRVGFAEAA; this is translated from the exons ATGGGTACTAGATATGGAGCCTGTTTAGCTGCACTGTGCTTGTTGCTTCTTTTATCCCCTTTGGTGTTTTCAGTATCAAATGATGGACTGGTCAGAGTTGAAATTAAGAAGAGGAAGTTGGATCAGACCAACCAGGTTTTTGTGGGCATTGGTTCTAATGGAGCGCATTCTGCACGAAGTTATCGTCTTGGTGGAAATGTAGGAGATTCAGACACCGATATTGTTGCACTAAAGAACTACTTGGATGCTCAGTACTTTGGTGAGATTGGCATTGGTTCACCACCTCAAAAGTTCACTATGATCTTTGATACTGGAAGTTCTAATCTTTGGGTGCCCTCTGCAAGATGTTATTTTTCA CTTGCTTGTTATATCCATCCGAAATACAAGTCAAGTCATTCCAGTACCTACAAAAGGAACG GGACATCTGCTGCAATCCACTATGGAACTGGATCTATTTCCGGATATTTTAGCACGGACAATGTCAAAGTTGGCAATCTTATTATCAAAGATCAG GACTTTATCGAGGCAACTCGAGAACCAGGCATCACCTTTTTGGCAGCCAAGTTTGATGGTATTCTTGGACTTGGATTTCAAGAGATATCTGTAGGAAAAGCTGTCCCTTTCTG GTACAATATGGTAAATCAAGGTCTTGTTAAACAAGCTGTCTTCTCATTCTGGTTCAATCGGAATGCTAAAGAGGAAGAAGGAGGTGAACTTGTTTTCGGTGGAGTTGATCCCAAACATTTCAAGGGTAAACATACATATGTTCCTGTAACTCACAAAGGCTACTGGCAG TTTGATATGGGTGACGTGCTTGTCGGTGGTGAAACAACTg GATTTTGTTCTGGTGGTTGTTCGGCAATTGCAGACTCTGGAACATCCTTGTTGGCAGGACCAACC ACCATTATTACTCAAATTAATCATGCAATTGGAGCATCAGGAGTTGTCAGCCAGGAGTGCAAGTCAGTAGTCAGTGAATATGGAAAAACTATACTGGATCTACTAGAATCAAAG GCAGCGCCTCAACAGATCTGCTCTCAAATCGGTTTATGCTCTAGAGATGGTGGACGAGATGTTAG CATGATTATTGAGAGTGTGGTGGACAAACACAATGAGGCTTCGAATGGCGTGCATGACGAGATGTGCCAGGTTTGTGAGATGGCTGTGGTATGGATGCAAAACCAAATAAGACGAAATGAAACTGCAGATAGAATCTTTGACTACATTAATAAG CTTTGCGACCGATTGCCCAGTCCAATGGGAGAATCTGCAGTTGACTGCAACAGCCTTGCTTCCATGCCTAATGTTTCCTTTACCGTTGGTGATAAAACATTTGAGCTGACGCCGCAGCAG TATGTCCTTAAAGTTGGTGAGGCTCCTGTTGCACAGTGCATAAGTGGATTCACAGCATTAGATGTGCCGCCTCCTCGTGGACCCCTTTG GATCCTGGGAGATGTTTTCATGGGTCACTACCACACAGTGTTTGACTATGAGAAAATGAGAGTTGGTTTTGCGGAAGCAGCTTAA
- the LOC129892613 gene encoding uncharacterized protein LOC129892613 has translation MLRGKPADGYRQLPVYIHILKTVYPNSYISMHKSSTDEFMYLFIALRPLMRGFQFCRPVVVVDGAHLDGPYKGTFVSASTLDGAGCILPLAYGIVDTENDSSWTWFFQNFKNAFGERDNMCVVSDRNESIIKSVSMVFPNVPHFACIWHIWKNVCTKYRRSKAVLSDIFYSMAKAYRKDEVDKLMAKVERIDQRVAQYLKNAGYEKWSRVHATVNRGRMMTSNIAECINGCLVEARELPIIDFLEQTRMLFGSWNCKNREIASYTKHTLGRKFEDILVSNTIKCSRMKVVASSEYLYSVYELGIRYIVCLERKTCTCGRFQLDEIPCPHAIAVLKSKNITDLHPYCSDYYKPEALANTYELPMVPMPDKKDWTAPKEILEEIVLPPIYKRMPGRPKKGRKKFVNEKITSSTNSCGRCGHEGHNRKTCNFIPK, from the exons ATGTTAAGGGGAAAACCTGCTGATGGATATAGACAGCTGcctgtatatatacatattctaaaaaccgtatatccaaattcgtacataagtatgcacaagtcatcaactgatgaattcatgtatttgttcatagcgttaaggcccttgatgagggggtttcagttttgtcgaccagtagttgttgttgacggtgcacatcttgatggaccttataaagggaCGTTTGTATCAGCTAGCACACTTGATGGGGCAG gtTGCATATTGCCGTTGGCGTATGGTATTGTTGATACGGAAAATGATTCATCATGGACGTGGTTTTTTCAGAATTTCAAGAATGCATTTGGAGAGAGggacaatatgtgtgttgtatcagataggaacgaaagcataatcaagagtgtaagcatggtatttcccaatgttcctcattttgcatgcatatggcatatatggaaaaatgtGTGTACTAAATACAGAAGGAGCAAAGCTGTACTAAGTGACATCTTCTATTCAATGGCCAAGGCATACCGAAAAGATGAAGTCGATAAATTAATGGCCAAAGTTGAAAGAATCGATCAACGGGTggcacaatatttaaaaaatgcaggatacgaaaagtggtcaagggttcatgccactgtcaacaggggtagaatgatgacttctaacatcgcagaatgtatcaatggatgtcttgttgaagcacgagagctgcctataattgactttttggagcaaacgagaatgttatttggttcttggaactgcaaaaatagagaaatagcatcttatacaaaacatactttgggtagaaaattcgaagatatcctAGTTTCAAACACGATcaagtgttcgagaatgaag gttgttgcttcatcagagtatctttattctgtttacgaattaggtataagatacattgtgtgtctagagagaaaaacatgcacTTGTGGTAGAtttcaactagacgagataccatgtccacatgcaattgcagtgttgaagagcaagaacattactGACCTGCACCCATATTGTTCTGATTACTACAAACCAGAGGCGttggcaaatacttatgaattaccaatggttccaatgccagataagaaagactGGACTGCTCCgaaggaaattttggaagaaattgTCTTGCCGCCAATATACAAAAGGATGCcaggaagaccaaagaaagggagaaaaaagtttgttaatgagaaaataacaAGTAGCACAAATTCTTGTGGACGTTGTGGCCACGAAGGCCACAAcagaaagacttgtaatttcattcctAAATAG
- the LOC129892680 gene encoding uncharacterized protein LOC129892680, with the protein IKKIPSHPLRFGTAYRANFLDDFESSIGEEGIKLFRQSIFGHYLDMPNCNFQGQIIKCLLLLEVDQKNKEELHIRHVQGNILRFTINDFAIITGLRCTGNMNDFKYSDDQASRLLSLYFPGAKNGVNKARFVERFLVGGWKTNEDAVQMAILYFIHTFVFSQLGDAPISVDDFKMVEDGSYEQYPWGKLAYSKLIKGMRQEFSNAKQMYRLGGMPYALNVWIYECASQVPSEIAVRVGNKIPRILNWRVVAVKPKFETFMSTIFSEYPCSNIVQPQHEMESIVVHDSQQKPEDSTSAAKVNFRKPHEVTGFEDFSTTPPTEFLKRSRDVAETSSPPPSKRMKTSPAKKPIQVETANMHKDFIPPNESENLVSPDNEPGAKSPKESEKPVSPDNVPGAKSALGGESSGHSDRIIHMQFKVDRKFKRLENKMDSNHIDLLKAIDSMANRMTGTSSQVKKDDFDQSFHVVEQQEAPTGLEGPEPSTMINQVDNISEQSILADVPELFDQQVYSDTLKEDEPSVKDVSAHQMEPQRADTDQLIADSDTLQNTVKKDGRVADDKSAKVEEQVEEIEKEKIKPSTSESNTSAPFSSETLDVIDALIYGLPLPAMPLTAVSHEQVQDECLLRDSQLPTTLPSKANVLSDDAKTPSRRSRIPSKILQSPYLSNFGSSEKGKENLSDVTHQTHPFEGFGICYQPPSELVTEYSEWIDKGLLKSHGNKNSKEDHYRSKCSSFGFERMDFVVAFPKDKNWFYLMSQPDRCWNDEHIDVIFYYLRKKSKMQLSNHYRYTTTNCIFKNYIEYAHTRYYHLPPNISTQEDMARSTVTAHQERSVKNIIRGFSIPAGLPWHLVDEVYIPVNCDMDFHWVLAVVVLKERLIRVYDSSPRRRSSNPFQEIQKIAAMLPTYLQDSGFFDNNERTDWSSLDSYKDKSTGNMLEPHHPLAVEYVEGIAQQGSGSLDCGVFLAMFAEYLSDGISIPSTGLNAEFFRSRYAALLWRYGCQKAMDGYVSDNDDPKKPRRDISPNQGELIDVQ; encoded by the exons atcaagaagatcccgtcacacccattgagattcggaacggcatatagggctaattttcttgatgattttgaatcatcaataggtgaagaaggtataaagttatttaggcAATCTATATTTGGTCACTACTTAGATATGCCAAACTGCAACTTTCaagggcaaatcatcaaatgcctcttacttcttgaggtagaccaaaaaaacaaagaagaactgCACATTCGTCATGTGCAGGGTAATATACTGCGATTTACAATAAATGATTTTGCTATCATTACTGGTTTGCGATGCACCGGTAATATGAATGACTTCAAGTATTCTGATGATCAAGCAAGTAGATTattgtctttatattttcctGGTGCCAAAAATGGGGTCAACAAAGCTCGTTTCGTTGAGCGTTTTCTGGTTGGAGGATGGAAAACAAACGAAGATGCCGTTCAGATGGCCATTCTCTATTTCATCcatacttttgttttttctcaactaggtgatgcacctatatcAGTTGATGATTTCAAGATGGTAGAAGATGGTAGTTATGAGCAATATCCATGGGGGAAATTagcatattcaaaattgataaaaggaaTGCGTCAGGAGTTTTCAAATGCCAAACAAATGTATCGTCTAGGCGGCATGCCATACGCTCTGAATGTTTGGATATATGAATGTGCATCTCAAGTTCCCTCTGAAATTGCTGTAAGAGTGGGTAataaaattcccagaattcttaACTGGCGTGTTGTCGCCGTGAAGCCAAAATTTGAGACATTCATGTCTACCATCTTCAGTGAG TATCCATGCTCCAACATTGTCCAACCTCAACATGAAATGGAATCTATTGTCGTTCATGACAGCCAACAGAAACCTGAAGATTCAACATCGGCTGCCAAGGTCAATTTCAGAAAACCTCATGAAGTCACTGGATTTGAGGACTTCTCAACAACACCacccactgaatttttaaagAGATCCAGGGATGTCGCTGAGacatcttctccacctcctTCCAAGAGAATGAAGACTTCCCCTGCTAAAAAgccaattcaagtagaaacagCCAACATGCACAAGGATTTCATACCACCAAATGAATCAGAAAATCTTGTTTCTCCTGACAATGAACCGGGGGCAAAGTCACCAAAGGAATCAGAAAAGCCTGTTTCTCCTGACAATGTACCAGGGGCGAAGTCAGCTTTAGGAGGTGAATCTTCCGGTCATTCGGATCGAATTAttcatatgcaattcaaa gtTGACCGGAAGTTCAAGCGTTTGGAGAACAAAATGGATTCAAATCACATTGATCTTTTGAAAGCCATCGACAGTATGGCGAACCGAATGACTGGCACATCATCTCAAGttaaaaaagatgattttgatCAATCATTCCATGTGGTTGAACAACAAGAAGCACCTACTGGATTGGAG gGACCTGAACCATCCACCATGATAAATCAGGTGGACAACATATCGGAACAAAGCATTTTAGCAGATGTTCCTGAATTATTTGATCAGCAAGtttattctgatacattaaag GAAGATGAACCATCCGTCAAGGATGTATCAGCACACCAAATGGAACCACAAAGAGCAGATACTGATCAGCTTATtgctgattctgatacattacag AACACTGTAAAGAAAGATGGAAGAGTAGCTGATGATAAATCTGCCAAAGTAGAAGAGCAAGTCGAggagattgaaaaagaaaaaatcaaaccaagcaCATCAGAATCCAATACTTCAGCACCATTTTCGTCAGAAACTCTGGATGTGATAGATGCTCTAATATACGGACTTCCATTACCAGCCATGCCATTGACAGCTGTTAGTCATGAGCAAGTTCAGGATGAATGTCTATTACGCGATAGCCAGCTACCAACCACTCTTCCATCAAAAGCTAATGTATTGTCTGACGATGCGAAGACACCATCTCGAAGAAGCAGGATTCCTTCGAAGATCTTACAGTCGCCGTATCTTTCAAACTTTGGGTCGAGTGAAAAGGGAAAGGAAAATTTGTCAGATGTTACGCATCAGACACAcccttttgaaggttttggTATATGCTATCAACCCCCTTCCGAGCTTGTCACAGAATACTCTGAATGGATAGATAAAGGACTTCTAAAATCACATGGCAACAA GAATTCGAAGGAGGATCATTACAGATCTAAGTGCTCTTCATTCGGCTTTGAAAGAATGGACTTTGTTGTGGCATTTCCTAAAGATAAGAACTGGTTCTACCTAATGTCACAGCCGGACAGATGCTGGAACGATGag cacatcgatgtaatattttactaccttcGGAAGAAATCGAAGATGCAGTTGAGCAATCATTATCGATACACAACGACAAAttgcattttcaaaaattacatCGAATATGCACACACACGCTACTATCACCTTCCACCTAACATTTCTACACAAGAAGATATGGCAAGGTCCACTGTTACAGCTCATCAAGAGAGATCCgtgaagaacataataagaggtttCTCAATACCAGCCGGTTTGCCCTGGCATttggtagatgaggtatacattcCAGTAAACTGCGAcatggattttcattgggttcttGCGGTAGTTGTGTTGAAAGAGAGGTTGATACGTGTGTATGATTCATCGCCTAGACGAAGAAGTAGCAACCCTTTCCAAGAGATCCAAAAGATAGCAGCAATGCTACCAACATACCTGCAAGACAGTGGTTTCTTTGACAACAACGAACGTACTGATTGGTCGTCtcttgattcatacaaggacaaatcaaCCGGTAATATGCTTGAACCACATCACCCATTAGCAGTTGAGTATGTTGAAGGAATTGCGCAACAGGGAAGTGGCAGCTT GGATTGTGGAGTTTTCCTGGCCATGtttgctgaatatcttagtgatggaatttctattccaaGTACCGGACTAAACGCTGAATTCTTCCGTTCAAGATATGCCGCACTCTTATGGAGATATGGTTGTCagaaggccatggatggttatgttagcgataacgacgatccaaaaaaaCCAAGGAGAGACATATCTCCAAACCAAGGAGAACTGATTGAtgttcaataa